A genomic segment from Pseudosulfitobacter sp. DSM 107133 encodes:
- the arfB gene encoding alternative ribosome rescue aminoacyl-tRNA hydrolase ArfB, protein MLRINDTIAIEDWELSETFVRSSGPGGQNVNKVSSAVELRFEAARSPNLPDPVKTRLKRLAGRRWTNEGALVIQCEETRSQARNRDIARDRLVDLIKAALVKPKRRIATRPTLGSKKRRLKEKKVRGEVKSLRGRVDPD, encoded by the coding sequence ATGCTGCGTATCAATGACACCATTGCCATCGAAGACTGGGAACTGAGCGAGACTTTCGTGCGCTCTTCGGGCCCCGGCGGGCAAAATGTGAACAAGGTGTCTTCGGCGGTCGAGTTGCGGTTCGAAGCCGCGCGCAGCCCGAATTTGCCCGATCCGGTCAAGACCCGGCTGAAACGGCTGGCCGGACGGCGCTGGACCAACGAGGGCGCGCTGGTCATCCAGTGCGAAGAGACCCGCAGCCAGGCCCGTAACCGTGACATTGCCCGCGACCGGCTGGTTGATCTGATCAAGGCCGCGCTGGTCAAACCCAAACGCCGCATCGCCACGCGCCCGACACTGGGATCGAAAAAGCGGCGGCTGAAGGAAAAAAAGGTGCGCGGCGAGGTCAAGTCGTTGCGCGGGCGGGTCGATCCGGACTGA
- the mepA gene encoding penicillin-insensitive murein endopeptidase: MLLRRLCFAALMVVTAACSGQSDTNIDGTPLPDVDPAVLRGSAKAAFGAERVGSQQPAAAYGSYAKGCAAGSVQLAETGPTWQAMRLSRNRNWGNPELVDFIQKLSRKAAQQPGWNGIYVGDMSQPRGGPMLTGHRSHQIGLDADIWMLPAANLNLSVAERENISSISTRRASGAYTNGSWTRAHHEIIKAAAQDSRTARIFVFPGAKVQMCKDEKGDRSWLRKVRPWYGHHYHFHVRLACPKGARGCVDQTPPPAGDGCADAQEWVNNILNPPPPNPNAPKPKPRRELTVADLPQQCSGVLRSR, translated from the coding sequence ATGTTATTGCGTCGTTTGTGTTTTGCCGCCCTGATGGTCGTGACCGCTGCATGCAGTGGCCAATCAGACACCAACATCGACGGCACGCCGCTGCCTGACGTTGATCCTGCCGTTTTGCGCGGATCGGCCAAGGCAGCTTTTGGGGCCGAACGGGTCGGCTCGCAGCAACCGGCGGCTGCCTATGGCAGCTATGCCAAGGGCTGTGCCGCAGGATCGGTGCAACTGGCCGAAACCGGACCCACATGGCAGGCGATGCGCCTGTCGCGCAACCGCAACTGGGGCAACCCCGAACTGGTTGATTTCATCCAAAAGCTCAGCCGCAAGGCCGCACAGCAACCGGGGTGGAACGGCATTTACGTCGGCGACATGAGCCAGCCGCGTGGCGGGCCCATGTTGACAGGGCATCGCAGCCACCAGATCGGGCTGGACGCCGACATCTGGATGCTGCCCGCCGCCAACCTGAACCTTAGCGTGGCCGAGCGCGAGAACATCTCGTCGATCTCGACCCGCCGCGCCAGCGGCGCCTATACCAACGGATCATGGACCCGCGCCCACCACGAGATCATCAAGGCCGCCGCCCAAGACAGCCGCACCGCGCGGATCTTTGTCTTTCCGGGGGCCAAAGTGCAGATGTGCAAGGATGAGAAAGGCGACCGGTCGTGGCTGCGCAAGGTGCGCCCGTGGTATGGTCACCACTATCATTTCCATGTGCGGCTTGCCTGTCCCAAGGGGGCGCGCGGTTGTGTCGACCAAACGCCACCACCGGCCGGTGATGGGTGCGCCGATGCACAGGAATGGGTCAACAACATCCTGAATCCGCCGCCACCAAACCCCAATGCCCCCAAACCGAAACCGCGCCGCGAACTGACTGTCGCCGATCTGCCCCAGCAATGCTCTGGCGTTCTGCGCTCGCGCTGA
- a CDS encoding glutathione S-transferase family protein: MLTLYHGPNTRSSSIIQLLIEMDVLDQVDIRVVGLVRQGQFGTPDPANPHPEGKVPFLDHDGTLIRERNAIILYLTDLFANPMGVQIGDARRGSYLSWLAYYGNVFEPVMVAHIAQIEHPAFHSTFRGPQELYASLARTLAHQPYLLGDTYSAADLLMVSPFLFMPEFAPDNAQVTAWIERCGARPSIKMMKEYDADLLETAA; this comes from the coding sequence ATGCTCACGCTCTATCACGGCCCCAACACCCGCTCGTCCTCGATCATCCAGCTGTTGATCGAAATGGATGTCCTTGACCAGGTCGACATTCGCGTTGTCGGTTTGGTGCGTCAGGGGCAATTCGGCACCCCTGATCCGGCCAATCCCCATCCCGAAGGCAAGGTGCCCTTTCTGGATCATGACGGCACCCTGATCCGCGAAAGAAACGCGATTATCCTGTATTTGACCGACCTTTTCGCCAACCCGATGGGCGTGCAAATCGGTGACGCGCGGCGGGGCAGTTACCTCAGCTGGCTGGCCTATTACGGCAATGTGTTTGAACCGGTGATGGTCGCCCATATCGCGCAGATCGAGCATCCCGCCTTTCACAGCACGTTCCGCGGCCCTCAAGAGCTTTATGCCAGTCTCGCCCGGACGCTGGCACACCAGCCTTATCTGTTGGGTGACACCTATAGTGCCGCTGATCTGCTGATGGTGTCGCCGTTCCTGTTCATGCCGGAATTCGCACCCGATAATGCACAGGTCACAGCCTGGATCGAACGGTGCGGCGCGCGTCCGTCGATCAAGATGATGAAAGAGTATGACGCCGATTTGTTGGAAACGGCTGCTTAA
- a CDS encoding DMT family transporter, with product MIRATDKTGLAIVLSLVALALFDGMGLIIKLLSADYSAAELSAWRNIFGLIPAVIALATSRKWRETGRSFKLRQWKLALSRGAIVTVAQLFFYLSLGRMEFATASTITYANALFMTALAVPLLGEVVGWVRWSAVMIGFAGVVLVMQPGSDTFSTDALYPLGAAFMYALVAVTARMFDEDVPSPLVSFYSNSAAMVGATLLALALGGFSPVALPDIPWLMAMGAFGGTAVLIIVVSQRMTEQANLAPFSYFGIPFAFLLGWLFFGETPWDALFPGAILIAAGGLLIVWRERGKKAA from the coding sequence TTGATACGCGCCACCGACAAAACCGGCCTTGCCATTGTGCTCAGCCTTGTTGCGCTTGCGCTGTTCGACGGCATGGGGCTGATTATCAAGCTGCTCTCTGCCGACTATTCCGCCGCCGAGTTGAGCGCATGGCGCAATATTTTTGGCCTGATCCCCGCAGTGATCGCCTTGGCCACTTCGCGGAAGTGGCGTGAAACCGGACGCAGTTTCAAGCTACGGCAGTGGAAGCTGGCCCTGTCGCGCGGGGCGATTGTGACCGTTGCCCAGCTGTTTTTCTACCTGTCGCTGGGACGGATGGAATTCGCCACAGCATCCACCATCACCTATGCCAACGCGCTGTTCATGACCGCGCTGGCGGTGCCGTTGCTGGGCGAAGTTGTCGGCTGGGTGCGATGGAGTGCGGTGATGATCGGCTTTGCCGGTGTGGTGCTGGTGATGCAGCCGGGCAGTGATACATTTTCAACCGATGCGCTATATCCGCTTGGGGCTGCGTTCATGTATGCGCTGGTCGCCGTGACCGCGCGGATGTTCGACGAGGATGTGCCCAGCCCCTTGGTCAGTTTCTATTCCAATTCGGCGGCGATGGTGGGGGCGACGCTGTTGGCGCTGGCCTTGGGCGGGTTCAGCCCTGTGGCGCTGCCGGATATCCCCTGGCTGATGGCGATGGGGGCATTCGGCGGCACGGCAGTGCTGATTATCGTGGTCAGCCAGCGCATGACGGAACAGGCGAACCTTGCCCCGTTTTCCTACTTTGGCATCCCGTTTGCGTTCCTGCTGGGCTGGCTGTTCTTTGGCGAGACCCCGTGGGACGCCCTGTTCCCCGGCGCGATCCTGATCGCGGCGGGCGGGTTGTTGATTGTGTGGCGGGAGCGAGGGAAGAAGGCGGCTTAA
- a CDS encoding STAS/SEC14 domain-containing protein: MLKLPSLIQIATNRADLYVFRITGEVSAGDMTALAAYLNDVFDQPGKVDLMLIFDRYDGTVATGALGWETLKSRLRAVSNINKYVVVGTPEHTSELVEAMHSILPVDAEPFDAEISAWRYLNAKAVAA, from the coding sequence ATGCTGAAACTGCCATCCCTGATCCAGATCGCCACCAACCGCGCCGATCTGTATGTCTTCCGTATCACCGGCGAAGTCAGCGCCGGGGATATGACGGCGCTTGCTGCTTATCTGAACGATGTTTTCGATCAGCCCGGCAAGGTGGATTTGATGCTGATCTTTGACCGCTACGATGGCACCGTAGCCACGGGTGCGCTGGGTTGGGAGACACTGAAATCCCGCCTGCGGGCTGTGTCGAACATAAATAAATATGTTGTCGTGGGCACGCCGGAACACACGTCTGAACTGGTCGAGGCAATGCACAGCATCCTACCCGTTGATGCCGAACCCTTTGATGCGGAAATCAGCGCATGGCGCTATCTGAACGCCAAAGCGGTTGCGGCCTGA
- a CDS encoding MFS transporter produces MADVSLKKRIWGWYFFDWASQPYNTMLLTFIFGPYFAQTAAAQLMAGGMAETAAKAQAQALWGYGLTVAGISIAVLAPILGSIADSSGRRMPWIWLFSAMYFVGAYALWWTAPQDFSVLWALFFFGLGLVGMEFATIFTNSLMPSLGPKEELGVYSGSGFAFGYVGGILSLLLMLLLFVSGDSGRTLIGLEPPFGLDPATKANTRAVGPFSAIWFAVFMIPFFLWVKETPTNTPRLRYKFGKGMKDLKQTLVTLPQNPSLLAYLGSSMFYRDALNGMYTFGGIYALGVLNWSIMEVGIFGIVSATSGALFCWLGGYADRAFGPKPLIVLCCFILMGTAILIVSLSPTSAFGIQLAEGSNLPNILFYVAGMLIGAAGGVLQSASRNMLTRQGNSERMTEAFGLYALSGKATTFLAPALIAVASQVSGSQRFGVTPLIGLFAIGLIMLVWVKPDGEVE; encoded by the coding sequence ATGGCTGACGTATCACTGAAAAAGCGGATCTGGGGCTGGTATTTCTTTGACTGGGCCAGCCAGCCGTACAACACGATGCTGCTGACGTTTATCTTTGGCCCCTACTTTGCCCAGACTGCTGCCGCGCAGTTGATGGCGGGTGGCATGGCCGAGACCGCAGCCAAGGCACAGGCGCAGGCGTTGTGGGGCTATGGGTTGACCGTGGCGGGCATATCCATTGCCGTTCTCGCGCCGATTCTGGGCAGCATTGCCGACAGTTCAGGCCGCCGGATGCCCTGGATATGGCTGTTTTCGGCAATGTATTTTGTTGGTGCCTACGCACTGTGGTGGACCGCACCACAGGACTTTTCCGTGCTCTGGGCGCTGTTCTTTTTTGGCTTGGGTCTGGTCGGGATGGAGTTCGCCACGATCTTTACCAACAGCCTAATGCCTTCGCTTGGCCCCAAGGAAGAATTGGGCGTTTACTCTGGGTCAGGTTTTGCTTTTGGCTATGTAGGCGGAATCTTATCACTGCTGCTAATGCTGCTGCTGTTCGTGAGCGGAGACTCCGGGCGCACGCTGATTGGTCTTGAGCCGCCATTCGGCCTGGACCCCGCGACCAAGGCGAACACGCGCGCTGTCGGCCCCTTCAGCGCCATCTGGTTTGCTGTATTCATGATCCCGTTCTTTTTGTGGGTCAAAGAAACACCCACAAATACACCGAGGCTGCGCTACAAATTCGGTAAGGGCATGAAAGATCTGAAGCAAACGCTGGTAACCCTGCCCCAAAACCCCAGCCTGCTGGCCTATCTTGGATCGTCGATGTTCTACCGTGATGCGTTGAACGGGATGTACACCTTTGGCGGCATCTATGCACTGGGCGTGCTGAACTGGAGCATCATGGAGGTGGGCATTTTCGGTATCGTGTCAGCCACAAGCGGCGCGCTGTTCTGTTGGTTGGGCGGCTATGCCGACCGTGCTTTTGGACCAAAGCCGCTGATTGTCCTGTGCTGCTTCATCCTGATGGGCACCGCTATTCTGATCGTGTCGCTGTCGCCCACATCGGCTTTTGGCATCCAGCTTGCCGAAGGGTCCAACCTGCCCAACATCCTGTTCTATGTGGCGGGGATGCTGATCGGGGCCGCGGGTGGAGTGTTGCAAAGCGCCAGCCGCAACATGCTGACCCGTCAGGGCAATTCCGAACGGATGACCGAAGCCTTTGGTCTTTATGCGCTGTCGGGCAAGGCCACGACGTTTCTGGCCCCTGCGCTGATCGCCGTTGCCTCGCAAGTCAGCGGAAGCCAGCGCTTTGGCGTCACGCCGCTGATCGGGCTCTTTGCAATCGGACTGATCATGCTAGTCTGGGTGAAACCGGATGGAGAGGTCGAGTAA
- a CDS encoding queuosine precursor transporter, whose amino-acid sequence MNRAYIPGIIAMAAIVVASNILVQFLFGQWLTWGAFTYPLAFLVTDIMNRIYGAPAARKVVLAGFVAGVICSLIGTQIMGEFGPLVTFRIAVASGVAFLTAQLLDVAIFSALRNGAWWRAPLASTLVSSSVDTILFFSIAFSGALSFIHPATDVSWASEALPLLGFGPVVPLWISLAVADWSVKLLLALTALIPFRAITRHFI is encoded by the coding sequence ATGAATCGCGCCTATATACCCGGCATCATTGCCATGGCCGCCATTGTCGTGGCCTCGAACATTCTGGTCCAGTTCCTGTTCGGCCAATGGCTGACATGGGGCGCATTCACCTATCCGCTGGCCTTTCTGGTCACCGATATCATGAACCGCATCTACGGCGCCCCCGCCGCCCGCAAGGTTGTGCTGGCCGGATTTGTCGCTGGGGTCATTTGCAGCCTGATCGGCACACAGATCATGGGCGAATTTGGTCCGCTGGTGACGTTTCGCATCGCCGTGGCCTCGGGCGTTGCCTTCCTGACCGCGCAGTTGCTGGACGTCGCTATTTTTTCGGCGCTGCGCAATGGAGCGTGGTGGCGCGCGCCGCTGGCATCGACGCTGGTCAGCAGCAGTGTTGACACGATTTTGTTCTTCTCGATCGCCTTTTCAGGCGCGCTGTCATTCATCCATCCTGCAACCGATGTTTCCTGGGCATCAGAAGCCCTGCCTTTGTTGGGTTTTGGCCCCGTGGTGCCGCTGTGGATCTCGCTGGCAGTTGCAGATTGGTCGGTAAAATTATTGCTTGCTTTGACAGCACTTATCCCTTTTCGGGCGATTACCCGTCACTTTATTTGA
- the recQ gene encoding DNA helicase RecQ: MTGAATLLSEVFGFDAFRPGQEEIVHAVANGENVLAIMPTGGGKSLCFQLPALMREGVTVVISPLIALMRDQVRALQEAGVSAGALTSGNTPEETDAVWEALERGELKLLYMAPERLAAGSAMGMLRRIGVSMIAVDEAHCVSQWGHDFRPDYLRIGELRRTLNVPLAAFTATADIETQAEIVQKLFDGEPPRAFLRGFDRPNIHLAFSAKDGPRAQILNFAAARKGQSGIVYCGTRAKTETLAQALRDAGHGAIHYHGGMDAEDRRIAERRFQQEDGLIVVATVAFGMGIDKPDIRWVAHADLPKSIEAYYQEIGRAGRDGAPAETLTLFGPDDIKLRRSQIDEGLAPPERRAADHGRLNALLGLAEALECRRKTLLGYFGETDVTCGSCDLCDKPAEVFDGTTAVRKALSAMLRTDEWFGAGHLIDILLGNRTDKIAQRGHDSLPTYGVGKEYDKRQWQAVFRQMMGHDLIRPDPTRHGALRMTDAALPILRDETTINLRRDSIRSAGTNRRPAVKEMVSEEDAPLLSALKAQRRALAEAARVPAYVIFTDRTLIEMAETRPATLDAMAGISGVGAKKLERYGDTFLQVINGAAEDVHPTRRKLAGRPAGTVYDQLMDAQAQLARGSAGTDKPLSCSAAQLAKVAQMRSADPQALERLLGERRAERFGAAFLAVLSEG; this comes from the coding sequence ATGACAGGCGCTGCCACGCTTTTGTCCGAAGTTTTCGGCTTTGACGCTTTCCGTCCCGGGCAGGAAGAGATCGTGCATGCCGTGGCGAACGGCGAAAACGTGTTGGCCATCATGCCCACGGGTGGCGGCAAATCGTTGTGTTTCCAATTGCCTGCGCTGATGCGCGAGGGGGTCACGGTGGTGATTTCTCCCCTGATCGCCCTGATGCGCGACCAGGTGCGCGCGCTGCAAGAGGCGGGGGTGTCGGCGGGGGCGCTGACCTCGGGCAATACGCCCGAGGAAACCGATGCCGTGTGGGAGGCGCTGGAGCGCGGTGAGTTGAAGCTGCTGTATATGGCGCCCGAACGGCTGGCCGCAGGGTCGGCCATGGGCATGTTGCGCCGCATCGGCGTGTCGATGATCGCCGTGGACGAGGCCCATTGCGTCAGCCAGTGGGGTCATGATTTCCGCCCCGACTATCTGCGCATCGGCGAATTGCGCCGCACCCTGAACGTGCCGCTGGCGGCGTTTACAGCGACCGCCGACATCGAAACCCAGGCCGAGATCGTGCAAAAGCTGTTCGACGGGGAACCGCCGCGTGCCTTTTTGCGCGGGTTCGACCGGCCCAACATCCATCTGGCCTTTTCCGCCAAGGACGGGCCGCGGGCGCAAATCCTGAACTTTGCCGCCGCGCGCAAGGGACAGTCGGGCATCGTTTACTGCGGCACGCGGGCCAAGACCGAAACGCTGGCGCAGGCGCTGCGCGACGCGGGCCATGGTGCGATCCATTATCATGGCGGTATGGACGCCGAAGACCGCCGCATCGCCGAACGCCGGTTCCAGCAAGAGGACGGGTTGATCGTTGTCGCCACCGTCGCCTTTGGCATGGGCATCGACAAGCCCGACATCCGCTGGGTCGCCCACGCCGACCTGCCCAAAAGCATCGAGGCCTATTATCAGGAGATCGGCCGCGCGGGCCGTGATGGTGCCCCTGCCGAAACGCTGACCCTGTTCGGTCCCGATGACATCAAACTGCGCCGGTCGCAAATTGACGAGGGGTTGGCCCCGCCCGAACGCCGCGCTGCCGATCACGGGCGGCTGAACGCGCTGCTGGGTCTGGCCGAGGCGCTGGAGTGTCGGCGCAAGACGCTGCTGGGCTACTTTGGTGAAACCGACGTGACCTGTGGCAGTTGTGATCTCTGCGACAAGCCCGCCGAGGTGTTCGACGGCACAACGGCGGTGCGCAAGGCGCTGTCCGCGATGCTGCGCACGGACGAATGGTTCGGCGCGGGCCATCTGATCGATATCCTGCTGGGCAACCGCACCGACAAGATCGCGCAGCGCGGGCATGACAGCCTGCCGACCTATGGCGTTGGCAAGGAATACGACAAACGCCAGTGGCAGGCGGTCTTCCGGCAGATGATGGGCCACGACCTGATCCGCCCCGATCCCACCCGCCATGGCGCGCTGCGGATGACCGACGCGGCCCTGCCGATCCTGCGGGACGAAACCACGATCAACCTGCGCCGTGACAGCATCCGCAGCGCGGGCACCAACCGTCGGCCGGCGGTCAAGGAAATGGTGTCGGAAGAAGACGCGCCGCTGCTGAGCGCGCTCAAGGCGCAGCGCCGGGCGCTGGCCGAGGCAGCACGGGTGCCTGCCTATGTGATTTTCACGGACCGCACGCTGATCGAAATGGCCGAAACCCGCCCTGCCACGCTGGACGCGATGGCGGGGATCAGCGGTGTCGGGGCCAAGAAACTTGAACGCTATGGCGATACGTTCTTGCAGGTCATCAACGGCGCCGCAGAGGACGTGCACCCGACGCGGCGCAAACTGGCGGGGCGGCCTGCGGGAACGGTTTATGATCAGCTGATGGACGCGCAGGCGCAACTGGCGCGCGGGTCTGCGGGGACCGACAAGCCGCTAAGCTGTTCCGCCGCGCAACTGGCGAAGGTGGCGCAAATGCGCAGTGCCGACCCCCAAGCGCTGGAACGTCTGTTGGGTGAACGCCGCGCCGAAAGATTTGGCGCGGCGTTCCTGGCTGTGTTGTCCGAAGGTTAA
- a CDS encoding esterase-like activity of phytase family protein, protein MLWRSALALICAAACVQAEPTLTLDGVIALPRLSEGFGGLSAIEVFDGGATALVLSDRGNLFRVAFDRSGEPAKVSSAIDDGRTDDLGDTEGLAVDAAGRLYVSMEGPAGIAVERAAGGFDRPRGHPDFNTMDKNRALEALAVAPDGTVVTVPEHSANDSTPFPVYQFDGHSWTKGPFLPRDGDFLPTGADFGPDGLFYLLERRLSFRGFASRIRRFDLSAPDLAETTLLTTEPGTYGNLEGISLWQDTQGVTHLTLVADDNFYTFFSNQMVEFTLTE, encoded by the coding sequence ATGCTCTGGCGTTCTGCGCTCGCGCTGATATGCGCGGCGGCCTGCGTTCAAGCTGAACCGACACTGACATTGGATGGCGTGATTGCGCTGCCGCGTCTGTCGGAAGGCTTTGGCGGGCTGTCCGCCATCGAAGTGTTCGACGGCGGTGCCACAGCACTGGTGCTGTCGGATCGTGGCAACCTTTTCCGTGTGGCCTTTGACCGCTCTGGCGAACCGGCCAAAGTGTCCAGCGCAATCGATGACGGGCGCACAGATGATCTGGGCGACACCGAAGGGCTGGCTGTTGACGCGGCGGGCCGGCTTTATGTGTCGATGGAAGGCCCCGCAGGAATTGCCGTCGAGCGCGCCGCCGGCGGGTTCGATCGCCCGCGCGGGCATCCCGACTTCAACACCATGGACAAAAATCGTGCGCTTGAAGCGCTGGCCGTGGCGCCGGATGGCACCGTTGTAACGGTCCCCGAACACTCTGCCAACGACAGCACGCCCTTTCCCGTTTACCAGTTCGATGGCCACAGCTGGACCAAAGGCCCCTTTCTGCCACGCGACGGTGATTTCCTGCCCACGGGCGCGGATTTCGGGCCTGACGGGCTGTTCTATCTTCTGGAACGCCGCCTGTCCTTTCGCGGGTTTGCCAGCCGTATCCGGCGGTTCGACCTGTCGGCTCCCGATCTGGCCGAAACCACGTTGCTGACCACCGAACCCGGCACCTACGGCAACCTCGAAGGTATCAGCCTTTGGCAGGATACGCAGGGCGTCACCCACCTGACTTTGGTGGCCGATGACAACTTTTACACGTTTTTCAGCAACCAAATGGTCGAATTCACGCTGACAGAATAA
- a CDS encoding YggT family protein produces the protein MQSLFQILMLLLNIVWFFIIAHVVMSWLINFQVLNLRQPVVAQIWYGLNRLLEPVYSRIRQILPPMGGLDLAPLVLLVGVAVLRIVLMNNAGAFYY, from the coding sequence ATGCAATCGTTGTTCCAAATCCTGATGCTGCTGCTGAATATCGTGTGGTTCTTCATCATTGCCCATGTGGTGATGAGCTGGCTGATCAATTTCCAGGTGTTGAACCTGCGCCAGCCGGTCGTGGCGCAAATCTGGTACGGGCTGAACCGTTTGCTGGAGCCGGTCTATAGCCGCATCCGCCAAATCCTGCCGCCTATGGGGGGGCTGGATCTGGCGCCGCTGGTGCTGCTGGTTGGTGTCGCCGTGTTGCGGATCGTGCTGATGAACAACGCCGGTGCGTTTTACTATTAG
- a CDS encoding acyl-CoA thioesterase — protein MFPFVRLFKDILMARRLPPLANFNDVHISRHICWPWDIDMFGELNNGRTLTLYDLGRLAMAQRGGLVAVLFRNKWALTMAGASVRYRRRITMFERFTMKSRLVCWDDRFMYLEQSMWKTNGECASHVLYRSALLENGRAINPARAAEALGHSPVSPPVPDWIAAWIDAEATRPWPPMQDEIAHPA, from the coding sequence ATGTTCCCCTTCGTCCGTCTGTTCAAAGATATCCTGATGGCCCGTCGGCTGCCGCCATTGGCCAACTTCAACGACGTTCATATCAGCCGGCATATCTGCTGGCCGTGGGACATCGACATGTTCGGCGAACTGAACAACGGGCGCACCCTGACGCTCTATGATCTGGGCCGGTTGGCGATGGCGCAGCGCGGCGGGTTGGTCGCGGTTCTGTTCAGGAACAAATGGGCGCTGACAATGGCCGGCGCTTCGGTGCGCTATCGCCGCCGCATCACCATGTTCGAACGGTTCACGATGAAATCACGGCTGGTGTGCTGGGATGACCGGTTCATGTATCTGGAGCAGTCGATGTGGAAGACCAACGGCGAATGCGCCAGCCATGTGCTGTACCGCTCTGCCTTGTTGGAGAATGGCCGCGCCATCAATCCCGCCCGCGCCGCCGAAGCGCTGGGGCACAGCCCCGTCAGCCCACCGGTTCCCGACTGGATCGCAGCGTGGATCGACGCCGAAGCAACACGTCCATGGCCCCCCATGCAGGACGAGATTGCGCACCCTGCGTAA
- the yaaA gene encoding peroxide stress protein YaaA translates to MLVVISPAKRLDWTESDMDMTAPAMQEDAVRLARTARNLTLGDLKALMHLSDDLARLNRDRFQAFAADPEAEALRPAALAFAGDTYQGLDAASLDADEMDWAQEHLRILSGLYGVLRPRDAIQPYRLEMGSRLKTRRGKNLYDYWRDDLSKALNAQAEAVNSDVLVNCASQEYFGAVALKSLKLRVITPQFMEDKGQGPKIVSFFAKKARGAMARFVVQNRLTDPATLTGFDSGGYAYQPDLSKPDAPVFVRPYPET, encoded by the coding sequence ATGCTGGTTGTGATTTCGCCTGCCAAGCGGTTGGACTGGACCGAGAGCGACATGGACATGACTGCGCCCGCAATGCAGGAAGACGCGGTGCGGCTGGCCAGGACCGCGCGCAATCTGACCCTGGGCGATCTCAAGGCGCTGATGCATCTGTCGGACGATCTGGCCCGTCTGAACCGTGACCGGTTCCAAGCTTTTGCCGCTGATCCCGAAGCCGAGGCCCTGCGCCCTGCCGCGCTGGCATTTGCCGGCGACACCTATCAGGGGTTGGACGCGGCTTCGCTGGATGCAGACGAGATGGATTGGGCGCAAGAGCATCTGCGCATTCTGTCTGGGCTGTATGGAGTGTTGCGCCCGCGCGACGCGATCCAGCCCTATCGGCTTGAGATGGGCAGCCGCCTGAAGACGCGGCGGGGCAAAAATCTGTATGACTATTGGCGCGATGACCTGTCCAAGGCGTTGAATGCTCAGGCCGAAGCGGTAAACAGCGATGTTCTGGTGAACTGCGCCAGTCAGGAATATTTCGGTGCCGTCGCACTCAAGTCGTTAAAGCTGCGGGTGATTACACCGCAGTTCATGGAGGACAAAGGGCAGGGTCCGAAAATCGTCAGCTTTTTTGCCAAGAAAGCACGCGGCGCGATGGCGCGCTTTGTGGTGCAAAACCGGCTGACAGACCCCGCGACGCTGACAGGTTTCGACAGTGGCGGCTATGCTTATCAGCCCGATCTGTCCAAGCCGGACGCTCCCGTTTTTGTGCGCCCTTACCCTGAAACCTAA